One segment of Carya illinoinensis cultivar Pawnee chromosome 13, C.illinoinensisPawnee_v1, whole genome shotgun sequence DNA contains the following:
- the LOC122290729 gene encoding cell division control protein 6 homolog B, with amino-acid sequence MPTIARSNGDSTPQKRRLRSDAEAKDSPISTTVKWKSPRGCSSASPNSLSNGTERDFSDNPERSPVKKNFGKFISKPKWNPGDTEQMREVKEALHVSTAPSTVVCREDEQKRVLEFCKVCVEQEKAGSLYVCGCPGTGKSLSMEKLKQLLVDWAKEAGHRQPDVLPINCTSLAKTSDIFVKILGDAQQRRKVNGSATSALQHLQNLYSQNPRSSRIKMMLIIVDELDYLITKDRAVLHDLFMLTTFPFSRCILIGIANAIDLADRFLPRLQSLNCKPMVVTFRAYDKDQILKILRERLSALPYIVFQPQALELCARKVAAASGDMRRALCVCRSAIEILEAELKESSSNFNSLTVEKACFEQQTATAPDILKKQDIDVVRLDHMAIALSKTYRTPIVDTIQSLPQHQQILLCSAVKHFRGGKKDTTVGELKKSYMDICKSSLIPPVGSLELSTICRVLNDQGLLKLGQSRDDKSKRVTLRVDEADVTFALQGIRFFRNCLQ; translated from the exons ATGCCTACCATCGCTCGATCCAATGGCGACTCCACTCCTCAGAAGCGCAGACTGAGATCCGATGCGGAGGCTAAGGATTCTCCTATCTCTACTACGGTCAAATGGAAATCGCCTCGCGGATGCAGCTCTGCGAGCCCAAACAGTCTCTCAAAT GGTACTGAGAGAGATTTTAGTGATAATCCTGAGAGATCTCCGGTGAAAAAAAATTTCGGCAAATTTATTTCAAAGCCAAAGTGGAATCCAGGAG ATACGGAGCAGATGAGGGAAGTGAAGGAGGCCCTGCACGTTTCGACAGCGCCATCTACTGTCGTGTGCCGTGAGGATGAACAGAAGAGGGTTTTGGAATTCTGCAAGGTATGCGTGGAGCAAGAGAAGGCTGGAAGTTTATATGTTTGCGGGTGCCCAGGGACAGGGAAGTCGTTGTCAATGGAAAAGTTGAAGCAGCTTTTGGTTGATTGGGCGAAAGAG GCAGGTCATCGGCAGCCGGATGTGTTACCAATAAATTGTACTTCTCTAGCAAAAACATCAGATATTTTCGTCAAG ATACTCGGTGATGCCCAGCAGCGAAGGAAAGTGAATGGCTCTGCTACCTCAGCGTTGCAACATCTCCAgaacttgtactctcaaaaccCACGATCTTCCCGCATAAAGATGAT GCTGATAATTGTCGATGAGTTGGACTATTTAATTACAAAAGACCGGGCTGTGCTTCATGATCTTTTCATGCTTACAACCTTCCCTTTCTCCAGATGTATTTTGATCG GGATAGCCAATGCCATAGACCTAGCAGATCGTTTTCTACCGCGACTTCAGTCATTAAATT GCAAGCCTATGGTCGTAACTTTTCGGGCATATGACAAAGATCAGATCCTCAAGATACTTCGTGAGAGGCTATCG GCACTTCCTTACATTGTCTTTCAACCGCAAGCATTGGAACTCTGTGCCAGA AAAGTGGCCGCTGCCTCTGGAGATATGCGGAGAGCTCTATGTGTTTGCAG GAGTGCGATTGAGATTCTAGAAGCAGAGCTGAAAGAGTCTAGCAGCAACTTTAATTCATTAACAGTAGAGAAAGCATGCTTTGAACAACAGACGGCTACAGCTCCTGATATATTGAAGAAACAAGACATAGATGTG GTGAGGCTTGATCATATGGCTATCGCTTTGTCAAAGACGTATAGAACGCCAATAGTGGATACCATACAATCTCTCCCACAACATCAGCAG ATTCTACTTTGCTCTGCCGTGAAACATTTCCGTGGGGGAAAGAAGGATACAACTGTAGGGGAG CTGAAGAAGTCTTATATGGACATTTGCAAATCATCACTAATCCCTCCTGTTGGGAGTCTGGAACTTTCAACCATATGCCGAGTACTAAATGACCAG GGGCTTCTCAAACTAGGTCAATCTCGAGACGATAAATCGAAAAGAGTGACATTAAGAGTAGATGAAGCAGACGTCACGTTTGCATTACAG GGGATCCGTTTCTTTCGCAATTGTCTTCAGTAA
- the LOC122290730 gene encoding 60S acidic ribosomal protein P0-like, translated as MAVKPTRSQKKTIYDKKLCALLSDYSQILVVHADNVGSTQLQNIRRGLRGDSVVLMGKNTMMKRSIKIHAENSGNESIKNLIPLLVGNVGLIFTKGDLKEVREEVGKYKVGAPARVGLVAPIDVVVPPGNTGLDPSQTSFFQVLNIATKINKGTVEIITPVEIIKKGDKVGSSEAALLSKLGIRPFSYGLVVLSVYDNGSVFSPEVLDLTEDDLIEKFVAGVSMVASISLAVSYPTLAAAPHAFVNAYRNALGVAVATEYSFPQAEQVKEYLKDPSKFAAMLAPVAVADSGAAPSATAKVEEIKKEEPEEESDDDMVLGLFD; from the exons ATGGCCGTGAAGCCCACAAGGTCCCAGAAGAAAACCATATACGACAAGAAGCTATGCGCCTTGCTCAGCGATTACTCCCAGATTCTGGTCGTTCACGCCGACAACGTGGGCTCGACCCAGCTCCAGAACATCCGCAGGGGCCTCCGAGGTGACTCCGTGGTTTTGATGGGAAAGAACACGATGATGAAGCGTTCCATCAAGATTCATGCGGAGAATTCCGGGAACGAGTCGATCAAGAACCTCATTCCTCTTTTGGTg GGCAATGTGGGATTGATCTTCACCAAGGGTGATTTGAAGGAAGTAAGGGAAGAGGTTGGCAAATATAAG GTTGGAGCTCCCGCACGTGTTGGCCTTGTTGCACCAATCGATGTTGTTGTCCCCCCTGGAAACACTGGACTCGATCCTTCTCAGACCTCCTTCTTTCAG GTGCTGAACATAGCAACCAAAATTAATAAAGGCACAGTGGAGATCATCACCCCTGTGGagatcatcaaaaagggggacaAAGTGGGCTCTTCCGAGGCTGCACTTCTTTCGAAGCTTGGGATACGACCATTCTCTTATGGTCTTGTTGTACTCTCTGTCTATGACAATGGATCGGTGTTTAGCCCCGAGGTGCTTGATCTCACCGAGGATGATCTTATTGAGAAATTTGTTGCTGGGGTCTCCATGGTCGCCTCTATTTCCCTGGCAGTCTCCTACCCAACTCTTGCTGCCGCACCCCACGCGTTCGTTAATGCCTACAGAAATGCTCTGGGTGTTGCAGTTGCTACAGAGTATTCCTTCCCACAGGCTGAGCAAGTGAAAGAATACTTGAAG GATCCAAGCAAGTTTGCTGCAATGTTGGCTCCTGTTGCAGTTGCTGATTCTGGTGCTGCTCCAAGTGCTACTGCAAAGGTGGAAGAAATCAAGAAGGAAGAGCCGGAAGAGGAGTCTGATGACGACATGGTTCTTGGTTTGTTTGACTGA